DNA from Musa acuminata AAA Group cultivar baxijiao chromosome BXJ1-5, Cavendish_Baxijiao_AAA, whole genome shotgun sequence:
AGGATGAGAAGGAAACTTGTAATTATCCTCTTGTCATAATTGATGAGCAcagagaataaataaaaaaatatttatgattacaTTCTTCGTCATAAAAAATGAGAAGGAAGCTTATATTTTTgtgctttgaatttttttttttatgttcgtCGGGTTAGATGTCATATGCTAGTTTCGTGTTCTATGCAAACTCAGCTTCCCTGCATGTCTAATTAGAAAAGCTTTAAACTTGTTCATACATTGATGAATGAGTTTCTCATTCAAATTATGTAAGATTATAACAACAATCCAAATGGCAAGAAAAGATTATCACAAAAGTCATCATCTTCTGTGATTGTAATTCTGTAAACATATGCATGTAGGCTGCTGAAGAACTGCTGCTGAAGAACTCTGATCTATTGGTGACTCAAGTAAAGACCAAAGAGTTAGCATTTCATGTATGTGGTAGGTATTTGGTAGATCAAATGTCTCAAACATATTGATTAAGAGGACCAACATCCTCACATACTGTTCTTAATGTGTGAAAATGATGGGTGTCTGTGAGGTTTATACCTGAGGCACCTTTTAGAAACCTATCCCTTTCTCCATCACTCCTACACCCTGTCCATTATTCCCCCCAAACCAAGAAATCCAATCCTGAGCTGGCTTGGCATGATTGTCCTTCCAACTTCCCCCATTTGCTACAGGATTTTGTTTATGATTAATCTAGCATCATTTTCtccatcatttttatatttttctttctaaaGAGTAATGAAAATGAAGTTTAATCCCAAGTCCATACATCATAGATGAGGTTTATCACCACTAGAAAATGTTTTAAGATGAGAATTCCAATCCTCAACCTAAAATTAATTTGATACATTAACAGATGTTAAATTTATAGGACTAGATTTCTTCGTTATAGAATAATATTTCAGTTCTAAAAATTTGTGAGATGTGATTTAAAATTATAGAGATAAGTGAATTAAGTACAGTATAGTCAAATTACTTGGTTCCATCCTTGCATGGATCACTTCTACAGAACAGCAACCAGTGGAAGACACCTGAGTCTTGTTCTAAGCTCCTAACTATTATTTGCCCTTCTCTGTGCTCTAACAGCATATGCATGCATTTAGAGAACTTCATCAGAGATGGTGCCAAGTTGCTGCAAACTGACATCATTTGCTGAAAGCTTCAAATTTTAATTCCTAACATGTTTTTCAGGTCTTAATTCCCATTTGCTGAGAGCATCAGAACAACAGAGAATGCTCCCCATTGACCTAAAGGGAGTACAGCACCACCATAAATAATAGGGATGTGCTTTATCTTTTATCATTTCCCATGCATACATTACACCAACCAAGGCACACATTTATGCCAGAGATTCCCACACCTTTCGTCAAGCAGAAATCTACTGTTCTTAATGAGGCCATGCTGAGAACCGTGAAGGTAACAAGGCACTCCAACACACCGACTTTGACTCTTTAACTAAATGACAAAAACAGTCATAAATACTGGAAAATGCCAAAATCTTCCTCAGAAGTGAACAAACAATCTATCCTGCCAAAGATTCTTCACAAGCAGCTAAAATTTCAGCTAAGTAGAGCTGTTTGTTAGCTTCATGCTTCTTGTTGGATAGCCCTCTGACTCTCTTCCGTGTTTCTTTGTGTAAAGGTCTACAGCATATGGGACGAGGGTCTTGGGAGCAGTGATGACAACGTCAAACTCAGTCGCACCTACGTGTTACCCATGCAGCAGAGGAAACAGATCAGAGAGGCCAAGAACTGGTTCTTTCTGAGACAGATGGAGTCAATGATCCCAAAATCgaatttttttcttgtttaccGTGCAGCATAATCTAACCAAAACCTGCAGCAAAGACGAAAGGAAGTAAATAGATGTAGTTTTTATCCGAACAGAGGAGAGAAGACAAGAGAGAAGCAGAGGAAAAGACGAAAGGAAGTAAAAAGATGTAGTTTTTATGCGAACAGAGGAAAGATGTAGTTTTTAGCCGAACAGAGGAGAGAAGACGAGAGAGAAGCAGAGGAAAAAGCCTTCATCATCGCCTTAGTGATCCTCATGTACAGGGCTTTCTTCTTCTCCTAGAAAGGCAAGCTTTTGGTCGCCGAGGTGGTGGTTAGCGCCGTGAACCTTTCCGACAGCCCAAAGTCTTGCGGCAGATTCGCCCGCCGGGTGATCCTCCTCATGTTGCTATGGAGACTCTGCTGGACCAATTCCCTCACCGCTCTCCTTTCCTCGCTCATCCTGTCGTCCCCCTTCCCTTCCGCCGCCGTGGCCACGGAGAGAGGCGCCGACACCGCCACAGCGCCGGAAGCGGCTGCTGAGGTGACCTTTTTCCCCTTGTCCACGGTCAGGACCTCCAAGACGCGGGAAGCTCGCTTCTGGGCGAGGGGAGAGCCCAGGAGTGTGAGCTCGAGGAGCGCCGACACGGCGCCGGCCTCGACCATGGCTGCCCGGTCGCATGGCCCACCCTTGTGCGCCATTACCATCAGCACGTGCGCCGCCTTCTCCTGGCATCCGGCGGCGTCGCACCACCCAAGGACGTCGACGAGGGTCGGGACGGCGTCGGTGCACCGGCTCACCGCCCGCCGCCCCTCGCCGGTTGCGACGAGGTTGGAGAGCGCCGTGAGCGCCCGCTCGCTCACCTCCATGTCGCCGATCGACGCGAAAAGCGCGGGGACGAGGCCGGCGTCGACGAGGCGGGGTGCGTTGGTGGAAGCGATGGACAGGTTGAAGAGTGCGCGCAAGGCGTCCTGCCTCGCCGTGGAGTTACCACTTTTGAAGGCGGACATCAGGAAGGGGATCGCGCCCGAGGCTCCGACGACGGGCTTGTTGGAATCCAAAGCGCTGAGGCTGAGGAAATTGGCCACGATGGCTTCCGAAACCGATGGGGAACTCCCCGATTCGATCAGATTCAGCATCTTGTGGACGGCGCCGGCCTTCACTGCAGCCGCTTTGTTCCTGCAACCGAATCCACCACCACCCACAACAGCAACAGAGAACCTAAGAGGCAGAACGAAATGAAAGCCAGCTTTGGATGAGAGAGAGGAGACAGAGAGAGGGTTTACAAGTCGTTGCCGATCCCAAGGTTGAGGAGCGCGTAGAGCGCGGCGAGATGGAGCTCGGAATCCTTCGAATCGAGCATGGCGACCAAAGGAGGGATCGCCCCAAGCGTGGCGAACGTCTTTCTCGCCCCCGGGTCGTCCTTAGCAAGCCTCCTGACCTCGGCCGCCGCTTCTTTCCGCCGGTCCAGCTCCCCGTCGCCGTCACCAAGCTGAAGCAACCCCGCCGCGCGCTGGAGCTCCTCGAAAGCTCCGATCTTTCGCCTCGTTTCCGCCTCCGCCCCCCGGTCGGAGCAACTTTCcggctcctcggccctcatcaaCTCCTCCAGCCGCCTCGTAGTCGGGCGGGAAGCAAGCGAGCAGAGGTCTTCCTTCCGGCCGCGGCGGTGGCCGGAGGCGCCGCAGGCCACGGCGTCGAGGAGCTTGCGGCGGAGCGTCGCGGCAGAGAAGGGCGGCCAGGGGCGGAATCTGGCGGCGGCGGATCGGTCGCATTCGGCCATGCTGTGTTCGCTAAAAGCGTCGCATTTGAAGGAGAACGGAGGGGAAGACAAGGCAAGAAAGAGAGGAACAAGGAGGCCTAGTGAGAACCACAGCCCGTGGCAACGATGGAGGGGGAGTGCAGTACACTCCACCCAGAGAGCGGGGCGGTTCGCTTCTTTGCCACTGAGCCACGGCTGCTCTGCTCCGATATTACCGCCATGGTTGTATAAAATGGCGGGACTCAAGATCCGGGGAAAACTTCCCGATGTAAGAGAGGCGACAACGCTCAAGGGTCCCGGCCAGGTGGCATGTTTACATTGTTCGATTACAGCGGGACCCATCGTGAATCCCAATCTGTGAAGTGGGAGGTTAAGCAGTAGATGACTGTCGACCTTTGTGATTAGTAATATATGTCTTTGAATTATATAAATCAAACCTCTTTAAAGTTCATGTTAACTACTAGTCATAATTATCATTGTAGAtagacaaaataaaataaataaataaaaatatttttttgaatattttttaaaaggcATTAATGTTAGTTTAAATTTCAATTTAGAAGGGCAAAAAAATAAATGTTGCTCATTTTGAGGGATATATATGGAAGTTTGTCgcttcttttttaattttcttttgatgGGAAAAATAAGCTCGAGAGGAAACCCGCCCTTTTCTTTGGATCTCTCTCGCTCGCCACGATCGGGGTTGAAGTTTAGGGTTTCGATCTGAGGAGCTTCGTCCCACCGCCATGGACCCGACCCCCGGTACCCCTCGATGGAACCTGGACCGCCCCTTCCTCACCGGCCGGTTCCATCAGGTTCCGTGCTCTCTAACCTTTCCCTCTTTCTCAGTCGGCCTCTGCCGCCAGATCCCTGCTTCTTTCCCTTATTTCTGCAAACATTTCAGGAAATCAAAGCCCCAGCGCAGGCCGCGGGATCGAGACTCTTCTCTATGGAGTCCTTCAGGTACGGCGGTCCGCCTCCGTGTTCGATCGGCTTACTGGCCGCTAACTTTAGTAGTGAAATAAGTCTCTTTAAATTTCCTTTTTGGACGTAATCGACTGCATTATGGAGTTTTTTTAGATACATTTCAAAACTTTGATACATCTCTTTGCAGTCGTGGTTCAGATAATGTCATTGGATCATACCCAGTTTCGGTTCAGGTAAAGTTCGACATGTTGAGGTGGTTAACATTTACTGTGGGAGGAATGACGAACCGTGTAGTTGTTTTGGATGCGTAGGAGCTTTTGGTCATTGATGACCTTCTGTCCGCTCTAGTGGGCATCGAGGGGCGCTACATTTCAATTAAGAGAGTGAGGGGTAAGGCAGGCCATGTTATCTTTCATATAGATCCGTCCATGGACCTCGCACTGCAGGTCAgtcactaaatttttctatgtatAAACAGTTCGATCAGCTTTCATGGGGCTGATTAACTTCTCTTAGTGCAGGAATTGACAGAGAGGATTTTCCCTCTCTGTCAGAACTATGTGTTGATCAATCACTTTGTGGAGTCCAAGTCACATTTCAAAAGTGGTTTGGTTAACCATGCATTTGCTGCTGCATTAAGAGCACTCCTTCTGGTATAGAAAAACTTCACTCTCACACTCTCACATGCTATCAAACTTGTTACTCATGTGCAGGCTCATTTTGTTGGATACTGTCAATTAGTTATGTCTTCTGTCTATTTTCACATAGTCAGTGAATTATCTTGGAACAATGAATCTGTACTTAAAGGCACTGCTGAAGTTCCTTAACTTGGTCTACCTATTCATCCATcagtccatccatccatccatccattatTGATTCTCCATCATGTGCACTAATTGGATATACTTCTGCCTTTTAGCTTTGTaagacaaataaaaagaaaaaagtttaCGAACCAACATTTCTCTCAAGGTCTTTTTGCTGGGGCATTCAAATGCGGAGATAAAAGGAGAGGATATGAAAGCAAATTCTGATTGTATACATGGTTCACAGTTATGTTGTTGGGTTCGTTTTTAATCTATTAGTAGGTCTGGGGTTTGTGGTGGTGTATATATGGGTCACAGTTATGTTGTTGGATTTGTTCTTCATCGTTTAAGATGGTGCATATATGTGTTAAGAACTATAGATATTATACTTAGAAGAGATGAAACAATTACTATTAGTAGCATGAGAGAGAGGTAGAGAAAGACTTAGGAAAATCt
Protein-coding regions in this window:
- the LOC135585194 gene encoding U-box domain-containing protein 4-like isoform X2, with protein sequence MGPAVIEQCKHATWPGPLSVVASLTSGSFPRILSPAILYNHGGNIGAEQPWLSGKEANRPALWVECTALPLHRCHGLWFSLGLLVPLFLALSSPPFSFKCDAFSEHSMAECDRSAAARFRPWPPFSAATLRRKLLDAVACGASGHRRGRKEDLCSLASRPTTRRLEELMRAEEPESCSDRGAEAETRRKIGAFEELQRAAGLLQLGDGDGELDRRKEAAAEVRRLAKDDPGARKTFATLGAIPPLVAMLDSKDSELHLAALYALLNLGIGNDLNKAAAVKAGAVHKMLNLIESGSSPSVSEAIVANFLSLSALDSNKPVVGASGAIPFLMSAFKSGNSTARQDALRALFNLSIASTNAPRLVDAGLVPALFASIGDMEVSERALTALSNLVATGEGRRAVSRCTDAVPTLVDVLGWCDAAGCQEKAAHVLMVMAHKGGPCDRAAMVEAGAVSALLELTLLGSPLAQKRASRVLEVLTVDKGKKVTSAAASGAVAVSAPLSVATAAEGKGDDRMSEERRAVRELVQQSLHSNMRRITRRANLPQDFGLSERFTALTTTSATKSLPF
- the LOC135585194 gene encoding U-box domain-containing protein 4-like isoform X1, which encodes MGPAVIEQCKHATWPGPLSVVASLTSGSFPRILSPAILYNHGGNIGAEQPWLSGKEANRPALWVECTALPLHRCHGLWFSLGLLVPLFLALSSPPFSFKCDAFSEHSMAECDRSAAARFRPWPPFSAATLRRKLLDAVACGASGHRRGRKEDLCSLASRPTTRRLEELMRAEEPESCSDRGAEAETRRKIGAFEELQRAAGLLQLGDGDGELDRRKEAAAEVRRLAKDDPGARKTFATLGAIPPLVAMLDSKDSELHLAALYALLNLGIGNDLFSVAVVGGGGFGCRNKAAAVKAGAVHKMLNLIESGSSPSVSEAIVANFLSLSALDSNKPVVGASGAIPFLMSAFKSGNSTARQDALRALFNLSIASTNAPRLVDAGLVPALFASIGDMEVSERALTALSNLVATGEGRRAVSRCTDAVPTLVDVLGWCDAAGCQEKAAHVLMVMAHKGGPCDRAAMVEAGAVSALLELTLLGSPLAQKRASRVLEVLTVDKGKKVTSAAASGAVAVSAPLSVATAAEGKGDDRMSEERRAVRELVQQSLHSNMRRITRRANLPQDFGLSERFTALTTTSATKSLPF